Proteins encoded together in one Coriobacteriia bacterium window:
- a CDS encoding ferrous iron transport protein A codes for MPETERTQIDPLACETCALSSARGGDHIEIIAVEDEHARVQALRFGMAEGACVQCITRIPAGPIVIRSGRQEIAVGRSLADRIRIRRTARS; via the coding sequence ATGCCCGAAACCGAGCGCACTCAGATCGACCCTCTTGCGTGCGAGACGTGCGCACTGTCCAGCGCTCGCGGTGGCGATCACATCGAGATCATCGCGGTCGAAGATGAACACGCTCGGGTTCAGGCCCTGAGATTCGGCATGGCGGAAGGTGCATGTGTGCAGTGCATCACCCGTATCCCGGCGGGCCCCATCGTGATCAGAAGCGGCCGGCAGGAGATCGCGGTCGGCAGGTCACTTGCGGACCGCATCCGAATCCGCCGCACGGCCCGCAGCTAG